The following proteins come from a genomic window of Candidatus Omnitrophota bacterium:
- a CDS encoding XTP/dITP diphosphatase, which produces MELVIATRNKKKMQEIEKILEGFDVKILSLENYPRLPEIVEKGSTFEDNAVEKSRVVARFTNQWALADDSGLEVEALDGRPGVYSARFAGKEQNDQANIKKLLNLMKNIPEPERTARFSCVMAISKPDGETAGIVKGICKGSINFKPDGKNGFGYDPIFIASGYQETFARMEAGLKNRISHRAEALRQVKEFIPRLGL; this is translated from the coding sequence ATGGAGTTAGTAATAGCCACCAGGAATAAAAAAAAGATGCAGGAAATAGAAAAAATATTAGAGGGATTCGATGTTAAAATACTTTCACTCGAAAATTACCCCCGGCTTCCTGAAATAGTAGAAAAAGGCAGCACTTTTGAAGATAATGCTGTTGAAAAATCAAGGGTCGTAGCCCGGTTTACTAATCAGTGGGCTTTGGCTGATGATTCAGGCCTGGAGGTAGAGGCCTTAGACGGCAGGCCCGGGGTTTATTCTGCCCGGTTTGCCGGCAAAGAACAAAATGACCAGGCCAATATTAAAAAACTGCTTAACCTGATGAAAAATATACCAGAGCCGGAGAGAACTGCGAGATTCAGCTGTGTTATGGCGATTAGTAAACCGGACGGTGAGACAGCCGGGATAGTGAAAGGGATTTGTAAAGGGTCGATCAATTTTAAACCGGACGGGAAGAATGGATTTGGATACGACCCGATATTTATAGCTTCAGGTTATCAGGAGACGTTTGCCCGGATGGAAGCTGGTTTGAAAAACCGGATAAGCCACCGGGCAGAGGCGCTCCGGCAGGTAAAGGAATTTATTCCCCGATTAGGTCTTTGA
- a CDS encoding FumA C-terminus/TtdB family hydratase beta subunit: MKKLLFPLTKDVIKKLKPGDQVELWGSMYTLRDKAHQRLAGAIKERRRLPFSLANGAVYYTGPTPALPGWVIGSCGPTTSSRMDLFTVPLLKKGVNVLVGKGNRSALVMDGLKRYKGVYLVTIGGAGAFLAQKVHKAEIAAYPEMGSEAVYRLQVRGFPAVVAIDSRGKSIWS, from the coding sequence ATGAAAAAATTGCTTTTTCCTTTAACTAAGGATGTAATCAAGAAATTAAAGCCCGGCGATCAAGTAGAACTATGGGGCAGTATGTATACCCTTAGAGACAAGGCTCATCAGAGATTGGCAGGGGCCATTAAAGAAAGAAGACGGCTTCCTTTTTCTCTGGCCAATGGGGCCGTTTATTATACAGGTCCGACACCTGCTTTGCCGGGTTGGGTAATAGGCTCTTGCGGGCCGACCACTTCCTCGAGAATGGACCTGTTTACCGTGCCGTTGCTTAAAAAAGGAGTGAACGTCCTGGTCGGTAAAGGAAACAGGTCAGCGCTGGTGATGGACGGATTGAAAAGATACAAAGGAGTATATCTTGTAACCATTGGCGGAGCAGGAGCGTTTTTAGCCCAAAAGGTGCATAAGGCCGAAATAGCGGCTTATCCTGAAATGGGTTCAGAGGCTGTTTACCGGCTCCAGGTGAGGGGATTTCCGGCAGTAGTGGCAATTGACTCACGGGGAAAAAGTATATGGAGTTAG
- a CDS encoding fumarate hydratase, whose translation MRWIRADKVSRVVSEMCIEANTVLRKDVLNALKLSLKKETNKRARWILDIIIQNAYLAREQKIAICQDTGMVVVFVEMGRAVKLNGGLKQSINEGIKQGYKRGYFRKSITPDPLNRKGLTDFTPAVIHINLTDDDTLKISLMPKGFGSENVSTLIMLNPTDDTRKIRDVVSQTVSQKGPNACPPLVLGIGIGGTADQALILSKQALLRPVNHVNRKLQVAKLEKEIFTDLNRLNIGPMGLGGRTTTLGVNILTHPTHIAGMPLAINMSCHALRSASRTV comes from the coding sequence ATGAGGTGGATAAGAGCAGATAAGGTTAGCCGGGTTGTGAGCGAGATGTGTATTGAGGCTAATACGGTTTTGCGTAAAGACGTTCTTAATGCCCTTAAGCTGTCTTTGAAAAAGGAGACAAATAAGCGGGCTCGCTGGATATTGGATATAATTATCCAAAATGCCTATTTGGCCCGGGAGCAAAAAATAGCTATTTGTCAAGATACAGGGATGGTTGTGGTGTTTGTTGAAATGGGCAGAGCCGTCAAGCTTAACGGCGGCCTTAAACAAAGTATTAATGAAGGAATAAAACAAGGATATAAAAGGGGATATTTTAGGAAATCTATTACCCCTGACCCGCTAAACAGGAAAGGTTTGACTGATTTTACCCCGGCTGTAATTCATATCAATCTCACGGATGATGATACCCTTAAAATCAGTTTGATGCCCAAGGGTTTTGGCAGTGAAAATGTGAGCACCTTGATAATGTTAAATCCAACTGATGATACCCGGAAAATAAGGGATGTCGTAAGCCAGACAGTCAGCCAAAAGGGTCCGAACGCCTGCCCGCCTCTGGTGTTGGGGATAGGCATTGGCGGCACTGCTGACCAGGCGCTCATTCTTTCTAAACAGGCATTGTTGCGGCCAGTCAACCATGTTAATCGCAAACTTCAGGTTGCTAAGCTGGAAAAAGAGATTTTTACAGATCTTAATCGCCTGAATATTGGGCCAATGGGGTTAGGAGGCAGGACCACGACTTTGGGAGTAAATATTCTCACCCATCCTACCCACATAGCGGGCATGCCCCTGGCGATAAATATGAGCTGTCATGCCCTGCGAAGCGCAAGCAGAACTGTATGA
- a CDS encoding transposase produces MMDEKVPLVKGEIYHIFSRSIAEFEIFKSDSEYKRMRNLFKYYKLRPLLRFSAFNEVQNKKEFFQKHLVKKESLTEIIAYCIMPTHFHLILKQLKEKGISSVMNNILNSYTRYFNIKTKRKGPLWESRFQRVLVETDEQLLHLTRYIHLNPVTAYLVNKPQDWKFSSYKEYLGKVNDEERICNYSNILEINPQRYKKFVDSHIDYQRELAKIKDLVLDEPTYTYAV; encoded by the coding sequence ATGATGGATGAAAAAGTTCCTTTGGTAAAAGGCGAAATTTATCACATTTTTTCTAGAAGTATTGCGGAATTTGAAATTTTTAAAAGTGATTCAGAGTACAAGAGAATGAGAAACTTGTTTAAGTATTATAAATTAAGACCTCTGTTACGATTTTCTGCTTTTAATGAAGTACAAAATAAAAAAGAGTTTTTTCAAAAACATCTTGTGAAAAAAGAAAGCCTGACAGAAATAATTGCTTATTGTATTATGCCCACGCATTTTCATTTAATCTTAAAACAACTAAAAGAAAAAGGCATATCTTCAGTTATGAATAATATTCTTAATAGCTATACGCGTTATTTTAATATTAAAACCAAAAGGAAAGGTCCGCTGTGGGAGAGTAGATTTCAACGTGTTTTGGTGGAAACAGACGAGCAGTTGCTTCACTTAACCAGGTATATTCATTTGAATCCTGTAACCGCTTATTTGGTAAATAAGCCTCAAGATTGGAAGTTTTCTTCCTATAAAGAGTATTTGGGAAAAGTAAATGATGAAGAGAGGATATGTAATTACTCCAACATACTAGAAATAAATCCCCAACGCTATAAGAAATTTGTAGATTCCCATATTGACTATCAGCGTGAATTAGCAAAGATTAAAGATCTGGTTTTAGATGAACCCACCTACACCTACGCGGTGTAG
- the queF gene encoding preQ(1) synthase, whose product MTRKKHSYRSLQKNIRRLKTPKIEIWKNQYPDKEYLINLDLPEFTCICPKTGLPDFAVIHIEYAPDRWCVELKSFKLYLLFYRDLGIFHEHAVNKILEDFVRAGKPKKVKISAEFNIRGGIKTTIVAEYPPTPRRCRGKRS is encoded by the coding sequence ATGACCAGGAAGAAGCATTCTTACCGGAGCCTGCAAAAAAACATTCGCCGGTTAAAAACGCCGAAAATTGAAATCTGGAAAAACCAATATCCGGATAAAGAATACTTGATTAACTTAGACCTTCCGGAATTCACCTGTATTTGCCCCAAAACCGGACTGCCGGATTTTGCTGTTATCCATATTGAATATGCGCCGGATAGGTGGTGTGTTGAGTTAAAATCGTTTAAGTTGTATTTACTTTTTTACCGTGATCTCGGCATTTTCCACGAGCACGCAGTTAATAAAATTTTAGAAGATTTTGTCCGGGCTGGCAAACCGAAAAAAGTCAAGATATCCGCTGAATTCAACATCCGCGGCGGGATCAAAACCACCATTGTTGCCGAATATCCCCCTACACCGCGTAGGTGTAGGGGGAAAAGGAGTTGA
- a CDS encoding 7-carboxy-7-deazaguanine synthase QueE, with protein sequence MVAKISDLFESIQGEGIYQGVKQVFVRFYGCNLDYCRFCDTRLEYYHEYGIEELFNRILYYKQGFHSLCLTGGEPLLQADFLKEFLKLLKTQRLTTYLETNGTLADQLSGLIDQIDIIAMDLKLPSSTGLRSFWPEHRKFLEIASSKIVFLKIVICNSTRQEDIEQALKIITGFNLPLVLQPNYFEMNPGLVDKLKSFQEVCLRGLSDVRIIPQLHKIMGVK encoded by the coding sequence ATGGTTGCAAAAATCTCTGATTTATTTGAAAGTATCCAGGGAGAAGGCATTTACCAGGGTGTAAAACAGGTTTTTGTCAGGTTCTACGGCTGTAATTTGGATTACTGCCGGTTTTGCGATACAAGGTTAGAATACTATCACGAGTACGGGATAGAAGAATTATTTAACCGGATTCTTTATTATAAACAGGGGTTTCATTCGCTTTGCCTTACCGGCGGTGAACCGCTTTTGCAGGCAGATTTTTTAAAAGAATTTTTAAAATTATTAAAAACTCAGCGATTAACGACCTATCTTGAAACCAACGGGACCCTGGCTGATCAATTATCCGGGCTAATCGACCAGATAGACATTATTGCCATGGATCTCAAGCTTCCTTCCTCGACGGGCTTAAGGAGTTTCTGGCCGGAGCACAGGAAATTTTTAGAAATCGCTTCCTCGAAAATTGTTTTTCTTAAGATAGTAATTTGTAATTCAACCCGGCAGGAGGATATCGAACAAGCCCTGAAAATAATCACTGGTTTTAATCTGCCGCTGGTCTTACAGCCGAATTATTTTGAAATGAACCCGGGCCTGGTTGATAAGCTTAAAAGTTTTCAGGAGGTTTGCCTGAGGGGATTATCCGATGTCCGGATAATTCCCCAGCTGCATAAAATTATGGGGGTTAAATGA
- the queC gene encoding 7-cyano-7-deazaguanine synthase QueC: MRKAIVLLSGGLDSTTTLFFALSKGYKVNCLIFDYGQRHKKEIKKAVSVCKKVNTPFKIVKLDLPWLKSSLVDKKKKLPSAGSRLSIPSTYVAGRNTIFLSYGLSWAESLKAEAVFIGANSLDYSGYPDCRPEYFKAFRKMAGLAAKSVVEGRKIKILTPLISRSKARIVRLGKRLGVPFEMTWSCYKGEKSICTRCDSCRIRAKGFQEAKIKDPLDGCKNL; the protein is encoded by the coding sequence ATGAGAAAAGCAATAGTGTTATTAAGCGGCGGGCTTGATTCAACAACTACGCTGTTTTTTGCTCTTTCCAAAGGTTATAAGGTTAATTGTCTTATCTTTGATTATGGCCAGAGGCATAAAAAAGAAATAAAAAAGGCTGTTTCTGTCTGTAAAAAGGTAAATACGCCCTTCAAAATAGTTAAACTTGATCTTCCCTGGCTGAAGTCAAGCCTGGTAGATAAAAAGAAAAAACTGCCGTCTGCCGGCAGCCGGCTGTCAATTCCCTCTACTTATGTAGCAGGCAGAAACACGATATTTTTAAGTTACGGCCTTTCATGGGCAGAATCTCTCAAGGCCGAAGCCGTATTTATCGGAGCCAATTCTTTAGATTACAGCGGATACCCTGATTGCCGTCCCGAATACTTTAAGGCCTTTAGGAAAATGGCGGGCCTGGCGGCAAAATCTGTTGTTGAGGGGCGAAAAATAAAGATATTAACCCCCTTGATTTCCAGGTCAAAAGCCCGGATTGTCAGGTTGGGCAAAAGGTTAGGGGTCCCGTTTGAAATGACCTGGTCGTGTTATAAAGGGGAAAAGTCCATTTGTACCCGATGCGACAGCTGCCGGATAAGGGCAAAGGGGTTTCAGGAAGCAAAGATCAAGGATCCATTGGATGGTTGCAAAAATCTCTGA
- the queD gene encoding 6-carboxytetrahydropterin synthase QueD, producing the protein MYELLVRSNFSAAHRLVNYQGKCENLHGHNWKVELKVSSAKLNSQGMLIDFKEMKQKLNRVLAALDHSCLNDLAYFKKRNTTSEHIARYIYLELSGLIRKKKVMIKRVTVWETDTSSATYRPNNLTV; encoded by the coding sequence ATGTATGAACTCCTGGTAAGGTCGAATTTCAGCGCTGCCCACAGGTTGGTAAACTATCAGGGCAAATGCGAAAATCTGCACGGCCATAACTGGAAGGTAGAACTAAAAGTTAGCTCTGCTAAGCTGAACAGCCAGGGCATGCTGATTGATTTTAAAGAGATGAAACAAAAATTAAACCGTGTCTTAGCCGCCCTGGACCACAGCTGTTTAAATGATTTGGCTTATTTTAAGAAGCGCAATACCACCTCCGAACATATTGCCCGGTATATTTATTTAGAACTATCCGGGTTGATCAGAAAAAAGAAAGTAATGATTAAACGGGTAACTGTTTGGGAAACAGACACATCTTCAGCGACTTACCGACCAAACAATTTAACAGTTTAG
- the murI gene encoding glutamate racemase translates to MDLASNRPIGVFDSGVGGLTVVRQLIKHLPAEDIIYFGDLANLPYGSKSRERIIRLSVAAAKFLTGFKIKLLVTACNSSSSVALATLKRRFQLPIIGVIEPGVAEALKTTVNRQVGVIGTQATIASKAYQIMLRRIDPGVKVLARSCPLFVPIVENKTDEKISLDIVRNCLKPLKNRQIDTLILGCTHYPVLKKAITRIMGDDVNLIDSGAPVALKAKVLLSETKLLAPQDRAGKIKFYVSDLAGQFRRIGRRFFGRDIPRALKVRLDV, encoded by the coding sequence ATGGATTTAGCAAGTAACAGGCCTATTGGCGTATTTGATTCAGGCGTGGGCGGACTCACCGTAGTCCGCCAGCTGATTAAACACTTGCCGGCCGAAGACATCATTTACTTTGGCGACCTGGCCAACCTTCCTTACGGATCCAAGTCCAGGGAGCGGATTATCAGGCTTTCGGTTGCTGCGGCGAAATTTTTAACAGGATTCAAGATAAAACTGTTAGTAACCGCCTGTAACTCCTCTTCTTCGGTGGCTCTGGCCACGCTAAAGAGGCGTTTTCAATTGCCGATAATCGGGGTTATCGAACCGGGGGTTGCTGAGGCGCTCAAGACCACCGTCAACCGGCAGGTCGGGGTTATCGGCACCCAGGCCACCATAGCCAGCAAGGCCTATCAAATTATGCTCCGGAGGATAGACCCCGGGGTCAAGGTCCTGGCCCGGAGCTGTCCGTTGTTCGTGCCAATAGTTGAAAACAAAACAGATGAAAAAATCAGCCTGGATATAGTTAGAAACTGCCTGAAGCCCTTGAAGAACAGGCAGATCGATACCTTAATCCTGGGCTGTACCCATTACCCGGTCTTAAAAAAAGCAATAACCCGGATAATGGGGGATGATGTTAATCTAATTGACTCCGGAGCCCCGGTTGCTCTTAAGGCAAAGGTCCTTCTCAGCGAGACGAAATTACTGGCTCCGCAAGACCGCGCCGGTAAAATCAAATTTTATGTCAGCGACCTCGCCGGCCAGTTTAGAAGGATTGGCAGGAGATTTTTCGGCCGGGATATTCCCCGGGCATTAAAGGTGAGATTAGATGTATGA
- a CDS encoding N-acetylmuramoyl-L-alanine amidase — MTKRLLRRILPIFLLFFLIIAVRPVYGFVIHGTEKRVESPSSRMRGTDYIPLILACQAFGVDYDWDPTTRKITLIKGAGSLILIAGSDTYLQDRQVLHLRKPVEISEEIILIPRGFIDLDWWQEPVIAMEITHRIDTVVIDAGHGGKDPGAVGRSGLKEKDVVLDVALYLKTLLDRSGIKAILTRQDDRFLTLGQRVRFSNQHKANLFVSIHVNGHRDRRANGFEVWYLSNAKDSYSRKVAATENFALEIGKENFSKNTDITKNLTLGDLQLTENRVESIELAGEICRQLGDQTCSRNRGIKCAGFYVLGVEVPAVLVELGFISNFTEESRLKKTSYRRKLARALCDGIMVYKQRFDQSNGFSK, encoded by the coding sequence ATGACCAAACGACTTTTACGCCGAATACTCCCGATTTTTTTATTGTTTTTTTTAATTATTGCAGTCAGGCCGGTCTATGGCTTTGTTATCCACGGCACAGAGAAAAGAGTGGAAAGCCCTTCTTCCCGGATGAGAGGCACTGACTATATTCCTTTAATTTTAGCCTGTCAGGCCTTTGGCGTAGATTATGACTGGGACCCGACAACCCGGAAGATTACCCTGATTAAAGGCGCTGGCTCTTTGATCCTGATTGCCGGCAGCGATACTTATCTCCAGGACCGGCAGGTTCTTCATCTTAGAAAGCCGGTTGAAATTAGCGAAGAGATAATTCTTATTCCCAGGGGGTTTATTGATCTGGACTGGTGGCAAGAACCGGTAATTGCCATGGAGATTACCCACCGGATCGATACCGTAGTTATTGACGCTGGCCACGGCGGCAAAGACCCCGGCGCAGTCGGCAGGAGCGGTCTGAAGGAAAAAGACGTGGTTTTAGATGTTGCCCTTTATCTTAAAACTCTTTTAGATAGAAGCGGCATCAAAGCTATTTTAACCCGGCAGGATGACCGGTTTCTTACCTTAGGCCAACGGGTTAGGTTTTCTAATCAACACAAGGCAAACCTTTTTGTCAGCATTCACGTGAATGGTCACCGGGACCGCCGGGCAAATGGATTTGAGGTTTGGTATCTTTCCAATGCAAAGGATAGTTATAGCCGGAAGGTAGCTGCGACTGAAAATTTCGCGTTAGAAATAGGAAAAGAAAACTTTTCGAAAAATACTGACATAACCAAAAATCTTACCCTTGGAGATCTGCAGCTTACCGAAAATAGAGTTGAAAGTATTGAATTAGCCGGGGAGATCTGCCGGCAATTAGGTGATCAAACTTGCTCCCGGAACAGGGGTATAAAGTGCGCCGGGTTTTATGTTCTCGGTGTAGAAGTGCCGGCAGTGCTGGTAGAATTAGGGTTTATTTCCAATTTCACTGAAGAATCAAGGTTGAAAAAAACAAGCTACCGTCGTAAATTAGCCCGGGCGCTCTGCGACGGGATAATGGTCTATAAACAAAGATTTGATCAGAGCAATGGATTTAGCAAGTAA
- the smpB gene encoding SsrA-binding protein SmpB yields the protein MNEEKIVATNKKARRDYFVLESYEAGIQLRGMEVKSLRESRTSLNDSFARVEKEEAFLYNLHIPPYSSISQREYDPVKARKLLLHKKEINKLGGRLSAKGLTLVPLKIYFKHGIAKIELALCKGKKLYDKRRQLRKKTAEREIKRVLKKR from the coding sequence ATGAATGAGGAGAAAATTGTCGCCACCAATAAAAAGGCAAGGCGGGATTATTTTGTTCTGGAATCTTACGAGGCCGGTATCCAGCTTCGGGGAATGGAAGTTAAGTCGTTAAGAGAGAGCAGGACAAGCTTAAACGATAGTTTTGCCCGGGTTGAGAAAGAGGAAGCCTTTTTATATAATCTTCATATACCTCCCTACAGCTCTATCAGCCAGAGGGAGTATGATCCGGTTAAGGCCAGAAAACTGCTTCTTCATAAAAAAGAGATAAATAAATTAGGAGGGCGTCTTTCGGCAAAAGGGCTTACCCTGGTGCCGCTGAAGATATATTTTAAACACGGCATTGCTAAAATAGAACTGGCTCTTTGTAAAGGTAAAAAATTATATGATAAACGCCGGCAATTACGCAAAAAAACAGCGGAACGGGAAATAAAAAGGGTTTTAAAAAAGAGATAA
- a CDS encoding arginine decarboxylase, pyruvoyl-dependent: MGFVPQKMFLTKGVGSHKYELRSFELALRDAGIEKFNLVHVSSILPPECKVVSKSEGLKDLPPGMITYCVMARCSNNEPRRLIASSVGCAIPTDPAAYGYLSEYHVCGQTDEEAGDHAEDMAAAMLASTLGIEFDEDRSWDELKEVWRMSDRIVKTTNVTQSTIVKNGFSTVIAVAVLLP; encoded by the coding sequence ATGGGATTTGTTCCGCAAAAAATGTTTCTTACAAAAGGGGTAGGTTCGCACAAATATGAACTCAGAAGTTTTGAGCTGGCTTTGCGCGACGCGGGGATAGAAAAATTCAACTTAGTCCACGTCTCCAGTATATTGCCTCCGGAATGCAAGGTTGTTTCCAAATCAGAAGGGCTCAAGGACCTGCCGCCGGGGATGATTACCTATTGCGTAATGGCCCGCTGCTCAAACAACGAACCCCGCCGGCTTATTGCTTCCTCTGTGGGATGCGCCATTCCTACCGACCCTGCTGCCTATGGCTATTTAAGCGAGTACCATGTTTGCGGCCAGACCGATGAGGAAGCCGGAGACCACGCCGAGGATATGGCCGCCGCCATGCTTGCCTCTACCCTGGGAATAGAATTTGATGAGGATAGGTCCTGGGATGAATTGAAAGAGGTGTGGCGGATGAGCGACAGGATTGTTAAAACCACCAATGTGACTCAGTCCACCATTGTTAAGAACGGTTTTTCTACGGTGATAGCCGTTGCCGTTCTCTTGCCGTGA
- the speB gene encoding agmatinase: MNFCGLEQNYSSWESSKAVILPAPYEASVTYQPGTAKGPGAIIKASGQVELYDEELEKETYRLGINTLPPPVLKGLSAWEMIDQIHQLGSKIIDSGKFPVLLGGEHTVSIGLARSLAGKYPDLSIVQFDAHADLRDRYHGSSFNHACTGRRLGELAPVIPIGVRNLSRQEAEFIGQSGQKIIFAGQIIKQPSLIKDIISSLGKNIYITIDLDVLDPSIMPAVGTPEPGGLGWYDMLYLLSVLSSSRKIVGFDVVELAPIPDEIYSDFLAAKLIYRLLGYIFK; the protein is encoded by the coding sequence ATGAATTTTTGCGGTCTGGAACAAAACTATTCTTCCTGGGAATCTTCAAAGGCAGTTATTTTGCCGGCACCCTATGAAGCAAGCGTCACCTATCAACCCGGGACAGCCAAGGGCCCGGGGGCGATAATTAAGGCCTCAGGCCAGGTAGAATTATATGATGAGGAGTTAGAAAAAGAAACTTATCGTTTAGGAATCAATACACTGCCTCCGCCGGTCTTAAAAGGCCTTTCAGCATGGGAGATGATTGATCAGATACACCAGCTGGGCTCTAAGATAATTGACAGCGGAAAGTTCCCGGTGTTGTTAGGAGGGGAACATACCGTGAGTATCGGCCTGGCTCGTTCGCTTGCCGGGAAATACCCTGATTTAAGCATTGTCCAGTTTGATGCCCATGCTGATTTACGGGATAGATACCACGGCAGTTCGTTTAATCACGCCTGTACCGGCCGCCGGCTGGGAGAATTAGCCCCGGTTATTCCGATCGGCGTAAGGAATTTAAGCAGACAAGAGGCTGAGTTTATCGGGCAATCCGGCCAAAAGATTATATTTGCCGGCCAGATTATCAAACAGCCCAGTTTAATAAAAGATATTATTTCTTCTCTCGGGAAGAATATATATATTACCATTGATCTTGATGTCCTGGATCCTTCGATTATGCCGGCCGTTGGTACGCCTGAGCCCGGAGGCCTGGGTTGGTATGACATGCTTTATTTACTTTCGGTTCTATCCTCCAGCAGGAAAATAGTAGGTTTTGACGTTGTGGAACTGGCCCCTATTCCGGATGAGATTTATTCCGATTTTTTAGCAGCTAAACTTATTTACCGGTTGCTGGGGTATATATTTAAATAA
- the dnaJ gene encoding molecular chaperone DnaJ has translation MAAKRDYYEVLGVGRDASPEVIKRAYRKLALRYHPDKNPNDKKTEEKFKEAAEAYEVLSNSQKRAAYDQFGHTGMESSFKGGGFDWSDFTHFSDFGDIFSGFEGILRGFMDTGFFGAASPGGRGFRRGASLEYNLEVSFIQAAKGYTAAINVPRYELCKRCKGSGAKPGTQRVKCPGCAGTGQVRTSAGFFSIAQTCGQCNGEGTIIKEFCPECGGRGRTRLVKKIEVKIPAGINDGLQLRVQGEGEAGLRGGPKGDLYIKIKVRPHQIFERRGDDILCQFPISFTQASLGAEIEVPTLNGRVRMKVPAGTQSGRIFRLKDKGIQSLRGWGRGDELVQIIVETPTHLSQEQRKLLKNFAGISGEGPLSKSFMDKLRKVFNK, from the coding sequence ATGGCTGCTAAAAGAGATTATTACGAGGTTTTGGGTGTGGGACGGGACGCAAGCCCGGAAGTTATAAAAAGGGCCTACCGGAAGTTAGCCCTTAGATACCATCCCGATAAAAATCCCAATGATAAAAAAACAGAGGAGAAGTTTAAAGAAGCGGCCGAGGCCTACGAGGTATTGAGTAATTCCCAGAAAAGGGCTGCCTATGATCAGTTTGGCCATACCGGTATGGAAAGCTCCTTTAAAGGCGGGGGATTTGACTGGTCTGACTTTACCCATTTTTCTGATTTTGGGGATATATTCAGCGGCTTTGAGGGTATCCTGCGGGGATTTATGGATACAGGTTTTTTTGGGGCAGCTAGTCCTGGAGGCCGCGGATTTCGCAGGGGAGCCAGCTTAGAATATAACTTAGAGGTCAGTTTTATTCAGGCAGCCAAGGGTTATACGGCAGCTATAAATGTTCCCCGTTATGAACTCTGTAAGCGCTGTAAAGGCAGTGGGGCTAAGCCCGGGACTCAGCGGGTTAAATGTCCAGGCTGCGCCGGCACCGGCCAGGTAAGGACAAGCGCAGGATTTTTCAGCATTGCTCAGACCTGCGGTCAGTGTAACGGCGAAGGGACCATAATCAAAGAGTTCTGTCCTGAATGCGGTGGCAGGGGAAGGACCCGGCTGGTTAAAAAAATCGAGGTCAAAATTCCGGCCGGAATAAATGACGGCTTACAGCTAAGGGTCCAGGGAGAAGGCGAAGCAGGCTTGCGGGGAGGCCCGAAAGGCGACCTTTATATTAAGATCAAGGTTCGTCCCCATCAGATTTTTGAACGCCGGGGCGATGATATATTGTGCCAGTTTCCGATAAGCTTTACCCAGGCTAGCCTGGGCGCAGAGATAGAAGTTCCCACTCTTAATGGAAGGGTAAGGATGAAGGTTCCTGCCGGCACCCAGTCGGGCAGGATATTTAGATTAAAGGACAAAGGCATTCAGAGCCTGCGGGGATGGGGAAGGGGCGATGAGCTGGTGCAAATAATAGTCGAGACTCCCACCCATTTAAGCCAGGAGCAGAGGAAACTGCTCAAAAATTTTGCCGGAATAAGCGGAGAGGGGCCTCTTTCCAAGTCATTTATGGATAAGCTGAGAAAGGTGTTTAATAAATGA